A region of the Stigmatopora nigra isolate UIUO_SnigA chromosome 10, RoL_Snig_1.1, whole genome shotgun sequence genome:
CCTGAGATCATTAAATTGGGAACAGTGTGTTCATTTACAGGGACTTAATCTGAATTTAGCAATAATATAAAATCTTTACCGACTAGAAATCACAAGATGTTTTCCCCTTCTTATGGCTCTTGGAGTGCACGGAAGAgcatataacaaggagtaatgCATGCAAGTGATGGATGGAGAAGTGAACATGTACTTATATAGTGCAGTGCAATGCTGCAGAACCGAGCATGAGTGGCGAGGCTCAGATGATCAAAACGGCGGAGGCTCTAAATATAGGATGCTGCTGCACAATTTCTTCTGCTTGAGCTAGGATTCACCCAACCTCAGCTAAGATTGCAGAGAAGGAATGAAAAGAATACATCCATTCATCTGTATTTTAATACAGAATCACCAGTAGATTCATATTCACTATGGCAAATGTACTAATCAGCATCTTAAATATAACCTCCGTCCAGCTATTTCTATGGCTTCTCTCCTCATGGGGGCTTCATGTGGCTTTGGACAAGATAGGGGACACACACCAGACTATTACTCACACAATACCCCATGGCCACCCTCCCCTCatcatacacaaaaacaaaatttataATTGCCTTTTTTATAATTGATTATCTTTTCATGAGTGATGCTATACATAATCACTAGGTCGTGGATTGATTGAAAAGCTTGTTGACTCCGCTTCATTAATAGGTGACTTTGATGGCTCGGTCATTCATCATTTGTCAATGCATGGAAATGGTTTGAAATTTTATGACTTGTCATAAAACAttgatccattcattttctgtgctgattatatcctcacaagagccgtggtgggtgctggagctaatcctAGCCAACACTGGGCACCGGgctggattggtggccagcaaatTGCAGGGACAAGAGGGACAACCAGGCCCGGTGAATGAGTTTAGCGTGTCGGTCTAGCAGGTCTGAGATCAATAGTTTAAATCTCAGTGGCTTCTTACCTTGTAGTGTGGAGTTCACATGTTCTAAGGGACACCGCTATACACTTAGTATACAACAAGTTTGGGGAAATGTTGGAGAAACAAAGAGTTGTAGACTAGTCGTACAGTGGTATCTCTACTGGCAAAAGTAATTTGTTCTAAAACTTGTTTCCCAACTTTAACTTTTCATAAAtagagcagtattttatatgGAAATTTGCTAATTCGTTTCACTAACAAAAAGTACCAatcaaaacctttaaaaaaatattaaagtgtgccaattttaataacaaaaataataagaaattaattgattattgtattaaaatgaataacaaccatgcaaaaatcattttctttttgtgtagGTAACTTTTTCCTCCTCTATCTAAAGGAGTAACAGTCCCTCAATCTTGTTGTTCAGtgacgacctcttttttaaaattacatagaGGTCATGACAAGGAGTCCTTACATTTAATTCTTCCTACTGCTTCAAAATCGAAGCAATGGGTGGGTTACAGCCATAATACCTTGCAATATCAGTCATGGATGAATAACAGGGCTCGCTTCTTCATTTCATTCACACCACTAATCTTAAATAAAACTGCTTCAACAACACTCGGGAAAAAACACTCTGTAAGAACAAGATGAAAGGCGGTCAAAATTGAACAAACCTGTACTGTGGAATATTGTGACGCTGTTTGTCTTGGAACATGGGTACACCATGTCTCATTTACAGACCCTGTCCTGTGAGATGTCAGACATTGCCAAAACATGACAAAGGAGGGCAGATGTCCTTCAGGTTTTCACTGTACGTACTGTGCTGTGTCTATAAAAGATGCTGAGCTGTGCAATAATGTATATATTGCCTGGAACTGGAGCATATTGAGCATTTTGTTCAACCCCAATACCTGCAGAGTTGTTGTTGGTAGACAGTCAATGAGAGCCTAGCGGAATGTCAAGCAGGACGCAATGCTAATTTGTCGATTTctgaataaaataacagatacaaGCGCCGTCTGATGGTGCAGACCATAGGCGTCAAACTCATTCCAGAAAAGGCTAAGTGcatgcaggttttcgttccaacccaccAAGACGAAATATTTTTACTAATCTGTTCTCTTACAACTGAAATcatttgattgcagtcaggtgctgcttcttCCACCAGACCTTCTCATTGACCTAATAGTCTGGACTGTTTCACTAGGGAGGAAAACCTTGCCTCAATTGCCCCTTTCTGGAAtcggtttgacacctgtggtgctGAGGTTCAAACGCCCAATTTTGATAGGGGCAGCCACAGGTTCGATTCCCGATGGTGTTAGTATGATTCttagtgtgtatggttgtttgtctctgtgtgccctaccgCTGAAATCAGCTGTGATatgcggtttggaaaatgaatgaatgaatgaaaattacatatatggaaaatgtgttCACATTTTGAGGGCTTCTATaacttaaatattgtttttctttttatatagtAACACTAATTTGCATGTCAACAGgttttgtgactaaaaatgttGTATGCAAAATCGTTcagggtaccactgtacttgccAAAATGCCTGTTTACCCTCAATAACAttcaaatcacacaaaaaatagaaatagagTGAGGCATATTTATTCCAAGAGGCTAAGGAAGGGAAAGAAACCTGGTACTTTGGCTGAATTTAATCAATGCATAATGGCTCCACCCCATACCACAAAAGCTAGCGGAAGTAAGACCATGTCCCGGCCCCAAGCATGTCCTAAGAACCGTTAAGATCAGTTAAGATTTCCCTTTTGATAAGATCCTCTTCTATGATTACAGTAATGTTGATCCAGCAATTTGGCAGGGATTAACAAGTGGCTAAGTGCCACTGACTGGAAAAGGGGATCATTACTGTTTGCACAGAATTTGTGGTTTCCTTTTACTGAGCCTGCAAActggttttgacaaaaaaacattgaatccaAACAGCGTGTAACAAACTCCCCATCAGAGCGTTCATGGCTGATGTGACGATAACAACCTCGTTATCCCTGAAATGTAAAAGGATCCCCAGGGATTTGGCAAAATTTAAGTATTTCTCAAGAAGTCATGGGGCACAGACGACATCCCATTGGCTTTAGCCATAGATGCAGATATAGCCTGGCCCTGCTCCAACCCTGTGTTTTTGGCAGGTGGGAAACGAGGAAAAGTGGAcccaggataaaaaaaacaaaggccaGAAAATCAAGAAGGGGcactggtgcaaaaaaaaaggttcatttaaaaaagcttGTATTGGCCAAACAAAATGTACACTGTAGAGAGTGTGTCACTCTAATGAACCTCTGTGTTTCAACTCAAAGTGTCAGAGCTCATATCTAAGTCCCATGTGACTAATAACGTTTGAAGCCTTATTTGCCCGGAAGTGGTTTCAGACGTCAGCAAACACGTGAAGGTTTTTGCTTGGTACTGATACCTCTGCCACTTTAGAGTAACTCGTAAACTTAACTCACTGAAGCGTTTTTGCGTCAACCTTTTGTACTCGCATGAAAGATCAATTTTAGTCatgaaaaaatgtctttttgatcttattttaagacaaaaacagCAAGAAGCCACCTCGAGAAGGTGTGCTATGAGATTTTTTCAAGGCTAAGTGTGCCTCTCATACAAAAAGATTGTATAGTAAATTACTGAAGATGAATGTTCACAGAGGGTGGCCCTGTGGCGTGAGTGGTTAGCTTGTAAGCTTCATGGCTCTGGGTtcctggttcaaatccagatcacgcCCACCTGTGTAggatttgcatattctccttgggcctgtgtgggtttcctccgactACACTAGTTTCCTCTAACAtttctaaaacatgcatggtaggctgattggaccgcctccttgtgcccttcagTCGGCTGAGTATCCCCCATCTCTCgtctggagtcagctgggataggctcttgcAGTCCAACAACATTAATTCCAATCTTACTTTTTATTTCCTTCATAGTCAAACTATCACTTAACTGCATAGCTTGTACAAAGTATTATGTTACCAATGTCTGCTCTCCCAACATAAATGGACGCTTTGCCTCCTCTCGACAAAAGTATGAGCACAGAAGGACATCTAGCGGTCTATTGTTACTATATGTTTCTTTCAGCATTATCAATAGGGGGCAGCATCGAAATTCAAAGCGGGCTTCACTCAGTTATGTTTTTCCGTATGCCCACTTCTTTCTCTTCCGGTTGTCATCCGTTCGTGTGGCAGGTATCAAGCCTTTTTCACAATACCTACTCTTTACATCGCTATCAATCTGAACATTTTTGTGTATTCTCAGCGTCAACGTCTAATGCGTTTGATAAACCACGCTACAAACTAACTGTCTGGTGCAGTATTTCGATGatatacattttgtttacttaTAAAGTTAATGTCTTGATTATTGTTAGCATTAGCTATAGGTAGCATTGCCTGCTTTTAATGGGTTACTCGTTTTCTTTTAcgttattttaataaatattactGCCGATTTAGTATAGGTCGAATACATGACAAATTTTAAGACGCTGGTCTAAAGTTTTTTTGCATAAGTCCGGGTGGCAACCCTGTGGCCAGCTAATGTATTCTTGTTATTGACTTTATTTAACTCtggtttttatttgtatagGTAAACTATAACTGCAATGGCAAAGTCGAAGAACCACACGACACACAACCAGTGTAAGTAAATATGATGGACCAACAGTCGCTTGAATTGTTACCAAACTACAACTACTGTAGGTTATTCCTCTATAAGCTTTTCAATTAAACTTACATGTCCTTTTCTGACGTTGCAGCTCGTAAAGCCCATAGAAACGGCATCAAGAAGCCAAGAACCCACCGCTATGAGTCCTTAAAGGGGGTATGTACTGTCAAAATTACTGTTTACTCAGACATAGTGTTACTTTTATTATTAAGTGTTTGAGCGGAGATTCCATTCTGTCAAGGCACGGTGGTGTCTCGGTTTTCATACGTCCTAGGCTTCGAATAAATCGAAGTTTGAACAAAAACTTCAAGATTTATTTTGCTTCTGTATAGCATAAGACACTGCGTTATTGCGCTTAACGCAGCCACTGCGCACGCGTCTGCTGTTAGTGTCATaatttgttggggttttgtgtAATTTTCCCTTGTCGTATCAACGTGATTTATTACCTATTGGTTCAATTTGCTGTCTTTCCTGCCCGTCCGGAGTTTACAACGCCAAGTTATAGCAAATTACAAAATCTGCATTTTCTATGAAAACTGcgaagatttaaaaagaaagaaagccatGACTGATGCGATCGATGCTTTTGAAACGTTACGTTTCCGTTTAACAACTTTTAGTTACAAATTGCCAATTGAGGATGGCACAAATCGATACTACATTCACGTCACCTAAACAGATGTCACATGTGTTTAGGTCATCCGTTTAGGTCACGTGGGTGTAGTTTTGATAGATTTTTGTTGCAGCATAGATGTACCATAGCCATGGCTTCCAAGTGAAGGCGAAAGAACTGTGATACTGTTATTTTGCCatcgaaaaaaaatacaacaaactgCAGCTTACAACAGTCTAAGACGGAGTACATTAGGATGAATTTTTCAAACATGCTGAGGTAGTTGATCTCAGCATCATCAAAAAAAGTTTCTTACAAGTGTAAGGTACTTCAACAGATTCCCATGCATGGACTGTGACGTTAATGCCTTGGAAGAAGAATTCAGCTACCTGCAAGTTGAGCTAGGAGACATTACAGTCCAGGAGAGAGCAGATGTTCAATGGGGACTAGTTGGAGAAAGAAAAGAGCTGGAAAACCAAAATATGCTAGCATAACACAAATTGCAATGAGCATACTTTTGATTCCCCACTGCAATTCCACGTGAGAATTTTCAGTTCTGAGAGAGATCAGGACAGACTTCAGAATGTCAACAGGACCAAGCACACTTTAAGCCATGTGCTTGGTATAGATAGACATGCAACTGGCAGGAGCAGCTTGCTATGAACAGAAATATTCAATGGAGTAGTCAAAAGAGGCTATCCAGAGGAAATGCGTGACatgaatgacaacagaatgcgtgtgtgaacgcttggaaaatggacgacagccatggatcgaacacaatttaacaccTCTGCTAATGAATGGCCAATATAGTAGTTCGGGCTGGCAGCATCGCATGAGTTCCGTGAcgatttggaatgaattgtcGAAGCCAATATAACAGCGAGGGGATTCAAAGGCTTGGGAGTGATGTATGTCGCGACTTaaaatggattgtggatgaAGTGTTGGGCAGCACTGCTGTTCGAGCTTtcgccaaagctggaatcaatTTCCCGGAATACACAACTTTGACTGACAGTGGAGCTGAGCATGTTGAACGCCGAACTCTTTAAATCAGTGTaccttttacctcaataaagcattatcaCACTTAGTTTTGCTCGTGCTGTCTTTAAAGCACGCTAATTGCTAGCCTAACTTACACTAGTAGTTAGCGCGTTTTACGCAGGTAATCAAATCCTGTCCTCAAGACCCGCTATCCGGTCCGTTTTCTGTATCTCCCTCCTTTACCACggctgaatcaaatgatcaactcataaGCATGCTCTCCAGAAGCTTGTTACTGgccctgattatttgattcgggtgtgttggtggagggagctCTGGTAAACAGCCTGAATTGCAGCTcttgaggaccagagttggcctAGTGACTAGCGACTTGCATAACATACGCCAGTGCTTTTTCAGTGCTTCCTTTCCAGTGCAAGGAAGCGTCATCATGTATtgacaaataacaaaatatatccGCAACTTAGACTGCGCCCCTATCAAACAGTgtgttttataggtgtgaaaatacagtaattcatGTGACCGGTTTCAATATAAGCACActtgaaaatgtaaatgtattttcttttttgacagGTGGACCCTAAGTTCTTGAGGAACATGCGCTTTGCAAAGAAGCACAACAAGAAGGGATTTAAGGCAGCAAAGAAAGCAGCGGCCGCCGCTGCTATTGTTCCTACTCCCGCTCCCGCACCTGCTCCCGCACCTGCTCAGAAGTAATCTGTTTGCTCGTCACCCCACTCACCTTTTGTGTTCCATCACAATAAAGCAATGCTTTAACAAACAATGTATTCTTCTGTATTATTTCACTAGTCTTAAgtaattaatataaaaatatcaggCTGCCCAATTTGAGGGTGGATGTTCCATTTATGCATTGAAACTAGTGGGTGTTCGGACGTTCAGTCGCCGATCAAATtgggtttactgttgaaaccagctctcaaaattatattcatgagagagtttaatatataagtacatttgaccagcgaccaaaagggaccaaaacaccggtgaccaaaagtctGGTCACTAACTAGTGATGTCCCAATCCTATACCCAGTATAATAAAATTCTATCACGGGTCAATACTACTATTTTTGGAGTATagccaaaaatatttgtcacaACATCCAGTTGATGCTGTAGTAGCATGTACTTTTAGTGCAATCATGCTTTTAAAGTATACATGAAATAAAGCACAAGTCAAATGTCTCCTGACTGAGACAATTTCTCTTTAGAAAGTAATGATGTGTAAGCATTTCTTGGGGTACCACCAGTGTCCACACGAAACATGATCAACTCATCCAGCTGTCCAGAATCTTCATACCGattccaattatttgattcaggtgtgttagtGAAGGGAgacctggaaaacagactggataggggctctcaacTGGTGTAAAGTATTTATTTCAAATCTCTCATCacacctcattttctgaactgctggagcctatcccagttgactttgggccagaggcgggggacactttgaattggtgaccagccaatcacaaggaataaggagacaaacaaccattcacgctcataccctcgggcaatttagagtgtccgatcaacctactatgcatgtctttcgaatgtgggaggaaaatggagtacccggagaaaacccacgcaggccaggtaagaacatgcaaacaacacaggtggaccgacctggatttgaacccaggtccgcCACTGAGGCCTACCCACTGTCAGCTCTCACAGTTTGAATTGATTGGACGTTGTATAGTAAGTAGTACAAGGATGCCCAATGGCCAAATAGCCTATATGGGCCCATATGGCTATTTAGCCAGTGTGACAgtatatcttatttatttatatagtaaaCCCTTACCCTCgtttcatattttcacaacttttaTCAAATAACAATACTTATATTGCTGTCCTTGAACGGGTTTCATCAGTACCACTCAATTGTACCATTTATTTTAGATGTTGTCTATTATGTTTATAACAACTGTATAGACAAAAACTCTTCATTTTGCTCCCCAGCTAGTAATGCATAAACGTAC
Encoded here:
- the rpl29 gene encoding large ribosomal subunit protein eL29, with translation MAKSKNHTTHNQSRKAHRNGIKKPRTHRYESLKGVDPKFLRNMRFAKKHNKKGFKAAKKAAAAAAIVPTPAPAPAPAPAQK